A single Halarcobacter anaerophilus DNA region contains:
- the pgeF gene encoding peptidoglycan editing factor PgeF produces MYDIFYTFTNKEEGNLAYHVPDKKENVDKNRFDLSQKYKFDINKLISMNQVHGNRVVSVDENSPNIIDNCDGIITNKKGLTLMVMVADCIPIIFFDKFKGVIAAVHAGRNSTFQKISEVTALKMRDEFACKVENIEVIMGPSIQKCCYEVDEKLSNIVKINFGVEFEKDRYIDLQGINKKLLNDLGIRNITITNICTKCSGTDFFSYRIEKNCGRFAGIISILG; encoded by the coding sequence ATGTATGATATTTTTTACACCTTTACAAACAAAGAGGAGGGAAATCTTGCTTATCATGTGCCCGATAAAAAAGAGAATGTAGATAAAAACAGATTTGATCTATCACAAAAATACAAATTTGATATAAATAAACTAATCTCTATGAATCAAGTTCATGGGAATAGAGTGGTAAGCGTAGATGAAAACTCTCCAAATATAATAGATAATTGCGATGGAATTATTACAAACAAAAAAGGTTTAACTCTTATGGTTATGGTTGCCGATTGTATACCGATTATATTTTTTGATAAATTCAAAGGTGTAATTGCGGCAGTTCATGCGGGAAGAAACTCAACTTTTCAAAAGATTTCCGAAGTTACTGCTCTAAAGATGAGAGATGAATTTGCTTGCAAGGTTGAAAATATAGAGGTAATTATGGGACCTTCTATTCAAAAGTGCTGTTATGAGGTGGATGAAAAACTTTCAAATATCGTTAAAATCAACTTTGGAGTTGAGTTTGAAAAAGACAGATATATTGATCTGCAAGGAATAAATAAAAAGCTGTTAAATGATCTGGGTATTAGAAATATAACAATCACTAATATTTGTACCAAATGCTCAGGAACAGACTTTTTCTCATATAGGATTGAAAAAAATTGCGGAAGGTTTGCAGGAATAATTTCTATCTTAGGCTAA
- a CDS encoding shikimate dehydrogenase, with protein MSDNKELFTIFGNPVEHSKSPQMQNAGFKHINYNGEYIKHLVENGNEIKNIFLDNAYKGANITVPHKEFAYKNADEVRGLAQKIKAVNTYINENGKVIAYNTDAPGFLKAIESFGSIKSVLLLGAGGTAKAISLALQEKGIKVTVLNRSEGKLDFFKEHNIECYSWETFNPKEYDLIVNSTSAGLKDEYLPCDKNLLENLFKTAKYAFDCVYGKVTPFLALAKENALEIKDGEDMLLFQGVLAFEYFTNTKADESLVEAMRKGLKEK; from the coding sequence ATGTCAGATAATAAAGAACTTTTCACAATCTTCGGAAACCCCGTAGAACACTCAAAATCACCGCAAATGCAAAACGCAGGATTTAAACATATAAACTATAACGGTGAATATATAAAACACTTAGTAGAAAACGGAAACGAGATTAAAAATATATTTTTAGACAACGCTTACAAGGGTGCAAATATCACGGTACCGCATAAAGAGTTTGCTTATAAAAATGCCGATGAAGTAAGAGGCTTGGCTCAAAAAATCAAAGCCGTAAATACATATATAAATGAAAATGGAAAAGTAATAGCATACAATACCGATGCTCCCGGATTTTTAAAAGCGATAGAGAGCTTCGGCAGTATAAAATCCGTACTTCTTTTAGGTGCAGGAGGAACGGCAAAAGCTATTAGTCTGGCTTTACAAGAAAAAGGTATAAAAGTAACCGTTTTAAATAGAAGCGAAGGAAAACTTGACTTTTTTAAAGAGCATAATATAGAGTGCTACTCTTGGGAGACTTTTAATCCAAAAGAGTATGACCTAATCGTAAACTCAACAAGTGCAGGATTAAAAGATGAGTATTTACCTTGCGATAAAAATCTTTTAGAAAATCTGTTTAAAACAGCAAAATACGCTTTTGATTGTGTTTACGGGAAAGTTACGCCGTTTTTAGCCCTAGCAAAAGAGAATGCCTTAGAGATAAAAGATGGGGAAGATATGCTTTTATTCCAAGGTGTTTTAGCATTTGAATACTTTACAAATACAAAAGCCGATGAAAGTTTGGTTGAAGCTATGAGAAAAGGTTTAAAAGAAAAGTAA